The following nucleotide sequence is from Gemmatimonadaceae bacterium.
TCGGTGATTTCGGCCGCCGTCCACGACTCGGCGCGCGTGCGCGCCGTCCACTGTGCCGGCGTCAGTCCTTCAATGGTCCGCGCAAACTCATCCGCGGCCGCGGAGTGCTCGGCGAGCACCTCCGGCCAGACGCGCCGCGTGATAGCCGCGTGCAACCGCCGGCGGCCGTACCAGACTACGAACGCGCATAGCACTGCCGCGCTGAACCCGGCGATTGCCACGTCGCCAGTTGGCGCGCCGCCGTAGGTCCGCGCCGCCAGCGGCACGGTGACGGTGGTGGCCACGGCCCAGAGCCACAGCAGGCGCAGGCCAAGGAGCCGCGCCAGCAGCATCGACGCCGCGACACCGAGTGCGGCGACCCCCATCACCAACTGGCCGACGACGATGGCGGTCTCCAGCGGCCGCCCGACGTCGCCGCCCAGCGCGCCCGCCAGCGAGTTCACACCACTCACGCCCAGCAGCGCGAGATAGACCCACTCGCCGATCGGCCGGCCGAATAGCGCCCAGTCCCG
It contains:
- a CDS encoding DinB family protein: MRLPRVTLRPVRDWALFGRPIGEWVYLALLGVSGVNSLAGALGGDVGRPLETAIVVGQLVMGVAALGVAASMLLARLLGLRLLWLWAVATTVTVPLAARTYGGAPTGDVAIAGFSAAVLCAFVVWYGRRRLHAAITRRVWPEVLAEHSAAADEFARTIEGLTPAQWTARTRAESWTAAEITDHLARTYSQFAGESRGKNSLRVRLRLPQLVLARAFVKPRLLQGAPFPKARAPRALRPGAGPESPADGVALFRASGAACVRDLGILVERRPHRRLVHPYLGALPLYEIVRFAAQHVRHHHRQLLTTIAATRQGNSDVDTP